From Nicotiana tabacum cultivar K326 chromosome 22, ASM71507v2, whole genome shotgun sequence, one genomic window encodes:
- the LOC107801018 gene encoding uncharacterized protein LOC107801018, producing the protein MTTSNSSQPARPSPVQPSSSSSTTSNNQPRQRNSGPASRTSGTSSTPASNPTSLRWDRHTIQFSVNAWVFVVAVLAIFPLTPTVLSNRAYRLSFLGTACSSLYSLYSLYGKPRAWNLQAVQVWLQSVIVTKDFIYFIYCLTFVTSHLYLKFALIPVSCRALEHVAKFLRRNFSTSSLYRKYLEEACVWVESNVTTLSILSSQAEIGLGFLLVVSLLSWQRNIIQTFMYWQLLKLMYHAPATAGYHQSAWAKIGRLVNPLVQRYAPFMNTPISTIQRWWFR; encoded by the exons ATGACTACCAGCAATTCATCCCAACCAGCAAGACCATCACCCGTGCAACCTTCATCATCGTCGTCCACAACTTCTAATAACCAGCCAAGACAACGTAACTCTG GACCAGCTAGTAGAACTTCTGGGACGTCATCAACCCCAGCTTCAAATCCAACATCACTTCGATGGGACCGACATACTATACAATTTTCAGTGAATGCTTGG GTTTTTGTTGTGGCAGTTCTCGCAATATTTCCGCTTACACCTACAGTGCTGTCAAACAGAGCATATCGATTGTCCTTTTTGGGAACCGCATGTTCTTCCTTATATTCATTATACTCATTATATGGG AAGCCAAGGGCTTGGAATTTGCAAGCAGTGCAAGTTTGGTTGCAGTCAGTGATTGTGACAAAAGATTTCATCTACTTCATTTACTGCCTTACTTTTGTAACCTCCCATCTTTACCTGAAAT TTGCTTTGATTCCTGTTTCATGCCGAGCACTTGAACATGTCGCGAAATTCCTGCGACGTAACTTCAGCACATCTTCTTTGTACAG GAAGTACTTGGAAGAGGCATGCGTATGGGTCGAGTCAAACGTAACTACTCTTAGCATACTGTCTTCACAGGCTGAGATTGGGCTGGGATTTCTTCTAGTTGTCTCTCTATTATC GTGGCAGCGTAATATTATTCAAACATTCATGTACTGGCAG CTATTGAAGCTTATGTATCATGCTCCTGCCACTGCTGGTTACCATCAGAGTGCGTGGGCTAAGATTGGGAGGCTTGTAAATCCTCTTGTTCAACGATATGCCCCGTTCATGAATACTCCTATTTCTACTATTCAGAGATGGTGGTTCAGGTAG